In Halomonas denitrificans, the genomic stretch CATCGACCACTACGTCGAGCGAGGGTTGCTCGAGCCGACGCTGCCGGTCCACGAGCTGCGCCCGGGCGAGCCCTACCTGCTCGGCATCTTCATGGCCGGGGCCTACCAGGAGACGCTCGGCGACATCCACAACCTGTTCGGCGATACGGACAGCGTCGACGTCGCTGCCGGCGCCGACGGCTTCACGCTGCGCAACGAGCGCCCGGGCGACACGGCCGACAGCCTGCTCGAACTGGTCGGCTTCCAGCCGCGCCAGCTGCTCGCCGCGTGCCGGGCCAAGGTGGCGGCGGCCGGCCTGCCCCGGGAGCAGGCCGACTCCATCGAGCGCCTGCTGACCGAGGGTCTCTCGGCCTATACCTACCTGGAGACCGGCGCATGAAGACCGGCTGGATCGGGCTCGGCGCGATGGGCGCACCGATGGCCGGCCACCTGCACGCCGCCGGCCTGCTGCACGGAGCCTGGAACCGCGGCGCGGCTCGTCGTGACGCCTTTGCCGACGCGTATCCCGACGCCGCCGTGGCCGAGTCGCCGGAGGCGCTGGCCGAAGCCGTCGACGTGCTCGCCCTGTGCGTTTCCGCCGACGCCGACCTCGCCGCGGTCCTCGACCGGGTCGCGGACCGCCTGGCGCCCGGCACGGTCGTGGTCGACCACTCCACCGTCTCGCCCGCGGCCGCGCGCAGCGCGCACGCGCGCCTGACCCAGCGCGAGGTCGCCTTCGTCGACGCGCCGGTCACCGGCGGCGTCGAGGGCGCGAAGAACGGCCAGCTGGCGATACTGGTCGGCGGCGATGCCGAGGCCGTCCAAACGCTGCACCCGCTGTTCGACGCCTACGGCAAGGTCTGGAAGCACCTCGGCCCGCCCGGGTCCGGCCAGGCGGCCAAGGCGGTCAACCAGCTGATCGTCGCCGGCATCGCCGAGGCGGTCTGCGAAGCGCTGGCGCTGGTCGAGAAGCTGGACCTGCCCGCCGACGACATGCTCGAACTGCTCGGCGGCGGCGCGGCCGGCAACTGGTTTCTCGACAAGCGCGGGCGGACCATGCTGGCCGATTCCTTCGAAACCGGCTTCGAGCCGGCCCTGCTGCTGAAGGACCTGAAGATCTGCCGCGCGCTGGCCGACGAGGCCGGCCTGGAATCCACCGTGCTGCCGGGCGCGATCGCCGACTACCAGCGGCTGGTCGACGGCGGCGAAACGGGCCGCGATATCTCGGCGCTGATCCGGCTGAAGCGCTAGCGAATCGATCGACACTCATCTTCGGAGACGTTCATGGACTACCTCAGGACCCCCGACGATCGCTTCGAAGGCCTGCCCGACTGGCCCTTCGATCCGAACTATCTCCATGTCGACGACACGGAGGGCGGGCGGCTGCGCGTGCACTACGTCGACGAGGGGCCGCACGATGCCGATCCGATCCTCCTGCTCCACGGCGAACCGACCTGGAGCTACCTCTACCGCCACATGATCCCGCCGCTGGTCGACGCCGGCCATCGCGTGATCGCGCCCGACCTGGTCGGCTTCGGCCGCTCCGACAAGCCGGCGCGGCAGCAGGATTACAGCTACGCGCGCCACGCGCGCTGGCTGGCCTCGACCATCGCCCAGCTCGAACTCACCCGCATCACCCTGTTCTGCCAGGACTGGGGTGGCCTGCTCGGCCTGCGTCTGGTCGGCGAGAAGCCGTCGCGCTATGCCCGGGTGGTGGCCGCCAACACCTTCCTGCCGACCGGTGACGAACCGGTCGGCGAAGCCTTCGAGCAGTGGCGTGCGTTCTCGCAGTCGGTGCCGGAATTCCCGGCCGGCGCCATCGTCGACAAGGGCACGGTCCGCTCGTTGAGTGCGGCCGAGCAGGCGGCCTACGATGCACCGTTTCCCGAAGAGACCTTCAAGGCCGGGGCGCGGCGCTTTCCGATGCTGGTGCCCGTGCGGAAGGACGACCCGGAAGCCGAGACCAACCGCGACGCCTGGAGCGCGCTGGCGCGCTTCGACCGGCCATTCCTGACCGCCTTCGGCGACAGCGACCCGATCACTCGCGGCGCGGACCGCATCCTGCAGCAGCGCATCGCCGGCGCGGCCGGGCAGGCCCACGAGACGGTCGAGGCCGCCGGCCACTTCCTGCAGGAAGACCAGGGTCCGCGCCTGGCTGAAATCATCGTGAACCTGATCGATACTACGCCTGTACCCTGATCCTGCCGATCCGATGCCCGAGACCGCCGGCCGCTTCCTCCGCCCCCCGTTTCCGCCCGCTCGATCCGCCGCGTGCTTCTGCGGCAGCGGTCGACGGTTCAAGCACTGCTGCGGATGCACCGGCGCCGACCGGTCGACGCCGGCCGGCATCGGCATCGTGCCCGACTTCCTCGACGCGGCGACCTGCCGGTCGATGGTCGAGCATGCCGGCAGCTGCCGCTCGGAACGCCTGAAGGTCATCGACCCACAGCGGTCCACGCCCGGCAAGGTGGTGTCGAAGGACGACGATCGCCGGGTCACCGAATGGGTCGAGCTGGGCGACCGGCAGGCCGAACTCGATCGCTGGGTCGTGCGTGCCCTGACCGAGACCATCGCGCCGGTCTGCAAGCGGTCCTTTGCCTGGTTCGAGCGGCCCCACGTGCTCAAGTACCGGCCCGGCGGGTTCTACGAGGGCCACGCCGACAGCGACCACGTCGACCCGAACACGGGCCGCTGGCAGAAGGTGCTGGACCGCGACGTCAGCCTGCTGATCTACCTCAACGACGGCTTCGAGGGCGGCACGCTGCACTTCGAGCACTTCGAGTTCACGCTGCAGCCGAAGCCCGGCATGCTGGTCTGGTTTCCGTCGGACGTCCGCTACAAGCACACCGCGCGGCCGGTCACCGACGGCCTGCGCTACGCGGTGGTCAGCTGGGCGGCCTTCGACGACGAGCCGCGGGTCAAGGACGCACCGCCGCGCAGCGCGGTCGGGCTGCCCCGGCCGGGCGAGTGACGATCGCGCGCCGGATCCTGGAGGAACGCCGATGACCGACGGACCGGACTTTCCCTTCCGCGAACCGTTTCCGCCGGGCCGGACCGCGCCGTGCTTCTGCGGAAGTGGCCAACGATTCAAGCATTGCTGCGTCGCGGCCGGGCGGGAAGGGCGGGTGCCGCACGGCATCGGCATCGTTCCGGACTTCCTCGATGAAGCCGAGTGCAAGGCGATCTGCGACGAGTTGAAGGACCGTCCTTCCGAACGGCTCCTTGCCGTCGACCACCAGCGCTCGAACGCCGAGCGCACGGTGCGCAAGCTCGACGATCGGCGGGTCACGGATCGGGTCGAGGTCGGCGACCTGCAGGCCCGGCTCGACGGCTGGGTCGAGCGCGCCCTGGCCGAGCGGATCGGGCCGGCCGTCGGCCGCGAGTTCGCGTGGTACGAAGAGCCCTACGTACTCAAGTACAACCCGAGTGGCTTCTTCGTCTCCCACGCCGACAGCGACACGATCGACCCCGCGGCAGGGCGCTGGAAGAAGGTGCTGGAC encodes the following:
- a CDS encoding haloalkane dehalogenase, coding for MDYLRTPDDRFEGLPDWPFDPNYLHVDDTEGGRLRVHYVDEGPHDADPILLLHGEPTWSYLYRHMIPPLVDAGHRVIAPDLVGFGRSDKPARQQDYSYARHARWLASTIAQLELTRITLFCQDWGGLLGLRLVGEKPSRYARVVAANTFLPTGDEPVGEAFEQWRAFSQSVPEFPAGAIVDKGTVRSLSAAEQAAYDAPFPEETFKAGARRFPMLVPVRKDDPEAETNRDAWSALARFDRPFLTAFGDSDPITRGADRILQQRIAGAAGQAHETVEAAGHFLQEDQGPRLAEIIVNLIDTTPVP
- a CDS encoding 2OG-Fe(II) oxygenase, producing the protein MTDGPDFPFREPFPPGRTAPCFCGSGQRFKHCCVAAGREGRVPHGIGIVPDFLDEAECKAICDELKDRPSERLLAVDHQRSNAERTVRKLDDRRVTDRVEVGDLQARLDGWVERALAERIGPAVGREFAWYEEPYVLKYNPSGFFVSHADSDTIDPAAGRWKKVLDRDVSLLIYLNDEYTGGRLDFEHFEFSLRPKAGMLVHFPSDMRYQHAARPVESGLRFAIVSWAAFTDSKRVKTRPPDEAKML
- a CDS encoding 2OG-Fe(II) oxygenase, whose amino-acid sequence is MPETAGRFLRPPFPPARSAACFCGSGRRFKHCCGCTGADRSTPAGIGIVPDFLDAATCRSMVEHAGSCRSERLKVIDPQRSTPGKVVSKDDDRRVTEWVELGDRQAELDRWVVRALTETIAPVCKRSFAWFERPHVLKYRPGGFYEGHADSDHVDPNTGRWQKVLDRDVSLLIYLNDGFEGGTLHFEHFEFTLQPKPGMLVWFPSDVRYKHTARPVTDGLRYAVVSWAAFDDEPRVKDAPPRSAVGLPRPGE
- a CDS encoding NAD(P)-dependent oxidoreductase — translated: MKTGWIGLGAMGAPMAGHLHAAGLLHGAWNRGAARRDAFADAYPDAAVAESPEALAEAVDVLALCVSADADLAAVLDRVADRLAPGTVVVDHSTVSPAAARSAHARLTQREVAFVDAPVTGGVEGAKNGQLAILVGGDAEAVQTLHPLFDAYGKVWKHLGPPGSGQAAKAVNQLIVAGIAEAVCEALALVEKLDLPADDMLELLGGGAAGNWFLDKRGRTMLADSFETGFEPALLLKDLKICRALADEAGLESTVLPGAIADYQRLVDGGETGRDISALIRLKR